From Mauremys mutica isolate MM-2020 ecotype Southern chromosome 23, ASM2049712v1, whole genome shotgun sequence, a single genomic window includes:
- the GPN2 gene encoding GPN-loop GTPase 2, with amino-acid sequence MSENHMSSLAFGQAVIGPPGSGKTTYCFGMQEFMSRIGRKVAVVNLDPANEGTPYQCAVDISELITLADVMDNLKLGPNGGLIYCMEYLETNFDWLQEKLAKLKGHYFLFDCPGQVELCTHHGALKNVFAQLAKWNFRLAAVHLVDSHYCTDPGKFISVLCTSLSTMLHVELPHVNVLSKMDLIEQYGKLAFNLDYYTEVLDLSYLVDHLATDPFFKNYRRLNEKLVEVIEDYSLVSFVPLNVQDKESMRRVMQAVDKANGYSFGDLEQRSLEALMSAAVGADFHFTSTLAVQEKYVQPQEKTVEQEAMEI; translated from the exons ATGTCAGAAAACCATATGTCCTCCCTGGCCTTTGGCCAGGCAGTGATTGGGCCACCTGGCTCGGGGAAGACCACTTACTGCTTTGGCATGCAGGAATTCATGTCCAGGATTGGGCGGAAGGTGGCTGTGGTGAATTTGGACCCAGCCAATGAAGGGACTCCCTATCAGTGTGCTGTGGACATCTCAGAGCTTATCACCCTGGCTGATGTGATGGATAATCTGAAGCTGGGGCCCAATGGCGGTTTGATCTATTGCATGGAATACCTGGAAACCAATTTTGACTGGCTGCAGGAAAAGCTGGCTAAACTCAAGGGTCATTACTTTTTGTTTGACTGCCCAGGGCAGGTAGAACTCTGCACCCACCATGGCGCATTGAAAAATGTCTTTGCACAGTTAGCTAAGTGGAACTTCAGG TTGGCTGCAGTTCATTTGGTGGATTCTCACTACTGCACAGACCCTGGAAAGTTCATTTCAGTTCTTTGCACCTCCCTCTCAACCATGCTGCATGTGGAATTGCCCCACGTCAACGTCCTCTCTAAGATGGACCTGATAGAACAGTATGGCAAGCTGG CCTTCAACCTGGATTATTACACCGAGGTTCTGGATCTCTCTTACCTAGTAGACCATTTAGCCACCGATCCATTCTTCAAGAACTACCGTCGCCTCAATGAGAAGTTGGTGGAGGTGATTGAGGACTACAGCCTGGTCTCCTTTGTTCCACTCAATGTCCAG GACAAGGAGAGTATGCGACGGGTGATGCAGGCAGTGGACAAAGCCAATGGCTATTCCTTCGGAGACTTGGAGCAGAGAAGTCTTGAAGCCCTGATGtctgcagcagtgggagctgatTTCCACTTCACATC CACACTTGCAGTCCAGGAGAAGTATGTGCAGCCTCAGGAGAAAACCgtggaacaagaagcaatggaaatATAG